One region of Flavobacterium sp. GSB-24 genomic DNA includes:
- the kduI gene encoding 5-dehydro-4-deoxy-D-glucuronate isomerase: MTKYSSRYASSPEAVKKYDTQQLREEFLIDDLMQEDEVVLVYSHYDRYIAGSAVPVKGDLVLETIDPLKAPYFLERRELGIINVGGSGSVVVEGTTYELGFKDALYIGSGNKEVIFKSDDAGSPAKFYLNSAPAHTNYPTKKVSLAEANKLQLGTMETANHRTVNQMIIGSVVTTCQLQMGMTELKPGSVWNTMPAHVHDRRMEVYFYLDIPQDQAVCHFMGQPQETRHIWMNNHQAVISPPWSIHSGSGTSNYTFIWGMAGENLDYGDMDVCKITDLR, translated from the coding sequence ATGACAAAATATAGTTCAAGATACGCGTCAAGCCCAGAAGCTGTAAAAAAATATGATACACAGCAATTAAGAGAAGAATTCTTAATTGATGACCTGATGCAGGAAGATGAAGTGGTATTGGTTTATTCGCATTACGACAGATATATTGCAGGTTCTGCAGTTCCGGTAAAAGGAGATTTGGTTCTAGAAACTATCGATCCGCTTAAAGCGCCTTATTTTTTAGAAAGAAGAGAACTTGGAATTATTAATGTAGGAGGAAGCGGTTCTGTTGTAGTGGAAGGAACAACTTATGAATTAGGTTTTAAAGATGCACTTTACATCGGAAGCGGTAATAAAGAAGTAATTTTTAAAAGTGATGATGCAGGCAGTCCTGCTAAATTCTATCTGAATTCAGCTCCAGCTCATACCAATTACCCAACTAAAAAAGTAAGTTTAGCGGAAGCGAATAAGCTGCAGTTAGGAACAATGGAAACAGCTAACCACCGTACTGTAAACCAAATGATTATTGGAAGTGTTGTTACAACCTGCCAATTGCAAATGGGAATGACAGAATTAAAACCGGGTAGTGTTTGGAATACAATGCCGGCTCACGTACACGATCGTAGAATGGAAGTATATTTTTATTTAGATATTCCACAAGATCAGGCTGTTTGTCACTTTATGGGACAGCCTCAGGAAACAAGACATATTTGGATGAACAACCATCAGGCAGTAATTTCTCCGCCTTGGTCTATTCACTCAGGTTCAGGAACCAGTAATTATACTTTTATCTGGGGAATGGCAGGCGAGAACTTAGATTACGGAGACATGGATGTTTGTAAAATCACAGATTTAAGATAA
- a CDS encoding MFS transporter, which produces MNQANAAIGKYRWTICSLVFFATTVNYLDRNVISYLRPFLAEAFHWTPEQEVIDYSNIELAFKIAYALGMLVAGGIIDKLGTKLGYAIATGLWSLAAIGHALATGTGGFLIARVFLGVTEAGNFPAAIKATAEWFPQKERALATGIFNSGSNIGAIIVPLTVPHIAEKYGWQWAFIITGIVGFIWLILWFLFYEVPQKQKRLSQAELEYITSDKIEEVEQESKEKVSWIKLLSFRQTWAFAIGKLLTDPVWWFYLFWLPDFLMKEYKLTATEIIWPCALVYMIGSVGSIGGGWLPLKLINNNWPAYKARKTSMLIYAFAVLPVLFSQYLGTINMWFAILVIGLAVSAHQAWSANIFTTVSDMFPKKATASVTGMGGMFGALGGILLTLVVQKNMFVYYTKLGKIETGYFIMFCICGASYLLAWLIMHILVPRMKKVEL; this is translated from the coding sequence ATGAACCAAGCTAATGCAGCAATAGGAAAATACCGTTGGACTATTTGCAGTTTAGTGTTTTTTGCTACAACTGTCAATTATCTGGATAGAAATGTAATAAGTTACCTTCGGCCTTTTTTAGCAGAAGCTTTTCATTGGACACCAGAGCAGGAAGTAATTGATTATTCAAATATCGAATTGGCTTTTAAAATAGCTTATGCCTTGGGAATGCTGGTTGCCGGTGGAATTATTGATAAGTTAGGAACAAAATTAGGTTATGCAATTGCAACCGGATTATGGAGTTTAGCGGCAATTGGACATGCGCTGGCAACAGGAACAGGAGGATTTTTAATTGCCCGTGTTTTTTTAGGAGTAACAGAGGCAGGGAACTTTCCGGCAGCGATAAAAGCAACAGCTGAATGGTTTCCGCAGAAAGAGAGAGCTTTAGCAACAGGGATTTTCAATTCAGGAAGTAACATTGGAGCTATAATCGTACCTTTAACTGTTCCTCATATTGCAGAAAAATACGGATGGCAGTGGGCTTTTATCATAACAGGAATAGTTGGTTTTATCTGGCTGATTTTATGGTTTTTGTTTTATGAAGTTCCGCAAAAACAGAAACGTCTTTCTCAGGCAGAATTGGAATATATTACTTCTGATAAAATTGAAGAAGTAGAACAAGAATCAAAAGAAAAAGTTTCGTGGATTAAATTGTTGTCGTTTCGCCAGACTTGGGCTTTTGCAATTGGTAAATTATTGACAGATCCAGTTTGGTGGTTTTATTTATTCTGGCTTCCAGATTTTTTGATGAAAGAATACAAGCTTACAGCAACAGAAATTATTTGGCCGTGTGCGCTGGTATACATGATAGGAAGTGTTGGAAGTATTGGCGGAGGCTGGCTTCCGTTAAAATTAATAAACAATAATTGGCCTGCTTACAAAGCTCGTAAAACAAGTATGCTCATTTATGCATTTGCCGTTCTTCCCGTTTTGTTTTCACAATATTTAGGAACAATAAATATGTGGTTTGCCATATTGGTTATTGGTCTGGCGGTTTCAGCACATCAGGCCTGGAGCGCCAATATCTTTACGACTGTTTCAGATATGTTTCCAAAAAAGGCAACGGCATCGGTTACAGGAATGGGAGGAATGTTTGGAGCGCTTGGCGGTATATTATTGACTTTAGTAGTACAGAAAAACATGTTTGTGTACTATACTAAATTGGGTAAAATCGAAACAGGATATTTCATTATGTTCTGTATCTGCGGAGCTTCGTATTTATTGGCTTGGCTGATTATGCATATTCTGGTTCCAAGAATGAAAAAGGTGGAATTGTAA
- a CDS encoding MFS transporter, giving the protein MNQTETVAVNENVKSTGKYRWSICALLFFATTINYLDRQVLSLTWSDFIAPEFHWTNSDYGSITAWFSIFYAIALLFAGRFVDWLDTKKGFLWAIGIWSVGACLHAFCGIATSGLITGNWFVGFEGAKETIHMVNNTGLVINVSVTLFIFARFVLAVGEAGNFPAAIKTTAEYFPKKDRAFATSIFNAGATVGALAAPITIPFIAKSFGWEMSFIIIGALGFVWMGFWMFMYDKPERHSKVTADELAYIQQDDIADSKLVGYVPETTTKVSLLECFKYKQTWAFAFGKFMTDGVWWFFLFWTPAYLSSVYGMDSTQAALPLFVLYMITLLSIIGGWLPTYFVEKKGMNPYEGRMRAMLIFAFFPLLALIAQPLGYISYWIPVIIIGIAGAAHQSWSANIFTTVGDMFPKKAIATITGIGGLAGGIGSTLINKGSGVLFDHAKETDMVFMGFKGIEAGYFIIFSICAVCYLTGWIVMKTLVPKYRPITNL; this is encoded by the coding sequence ATGAATCAAACCGAAACTGTTGCCGTGAATGAGAATGTCAAATCTACAGGAAAATACCGTTGGAGTATTTGTGCATTGTTGTTTTTTGCAACTACAATTAATTATTTGGACAGACAAGTACTTTCGCTGACTTGGAGTGATTTTATTGCACCCGAATTTCACTGGACAAATAGTGATTACGGAAGTATAACTGCATGGTTTTCTATTTTTTATGCGATTGCCTTATTGTTTGCGGGAAGGTTTGTAGATTGGTTAGATACTAAAAAAGGATTTCTTTGGGCTATAGGAATATGGTCAGTTGGAGCCTGTCTGCATGCTTTTTGTGGAATTGCCACTTCAGGACTTATAACTGGAAACTGGTTTGTAGGTTTTGAAGGCGCTAAAGAAACAATCCATATGGTGAATAATACCGGATTGGTAATTAATGTAAGTGTTACATTATTCATATTTGCCCGTTTTGTTTTGGCAGTAGGAGAGGCGGGAAATTTTCCGGCAGCAATTAAAACTACAGCAGAATATTTTCCTAAAAAAGACAGAGCTTTTGCAACTAGTATTTTCAATGCTGGTGCAACAGTAGGAGCTTTAGCTGCGCCAATTACTATCCCTTTTATTGCAAAATCATTTGGCTGGGAAATGTCATTTATTATCATTGGAGCTTTAGGATTTGTCTGGATGGGATTCTGGATGTTTATGTACGATAAACCAGAAAGACATTCAAAAGTAACAGCAGATGAGTTAGCTTATATTCAGCAAGATGACATCGCTGATAGTAAATTAGTGGGTTATGTTCCCGAAACAACTACAAAAGTTTCTCTACTAGAGTGTTTCAAATACAAGCAAACTTGGGCATTCGCATTCGGGAAATTCATGACAGATGGTGTTTGGTGGTTCTTTTTATTCTGGACACCGGCATATTTAAGTTCTGTTTACGGAATGGATTCTACTCAAGCCGCATTACCATTGTTTGTTTTATATATGATTACTTTATTGTCAATTATCGGTGGATGGCTTCCAACTTATTTCGTAGAGAAAAAAGGAATGAATCCATACGAAGGAAGAATGAGAGCGATGTTGATTTTTGCGTTTTTCCCATTGTTAGCACTAATTGCACAGCCTTTAGGATATATTAGTTACTGGATTCCTGTCATCATTATCGGAATCGCTGGTGCTGCACACCAATCTTGGTCGGCAAATATCTTTACTACGGTTGGAGATATGTTTCCTAAAAAAGCAATTGCCACCATTACGGGAATTGGAGGTTTAGCAGGTGGAATTGGTTCGACATTAATTAACAAAGGATCAGGGGTTTTGTTTGATCATGCTAAAGAAACAGATATGGTTTTCATGGGATTTAAAGGAATTGAAGCTGGATATTTTATCATCTTCTCAATCTGTGCAGTTTGTTATTTAACTGGCTGGATTGTGATGAAAACACTAGTTCCGAAATACAGACCAATTACAAATCTCTAA
- a CDS encoding alpha/beta hydrolase, which yields MKNKKIQLLRGIALGFLLLSGIFSSSAQNQVIPLWNKIPDEIKAADYKEKESITDGKLQSTTQVTIPTLSIFLPKDAKPNQTAVIICPGGGYMHLAFDKEGTKVAEWFNSLGIAAFVLKYRLPNDLIMKNKNVGPLQDAQEAVRYVRQNAAKLNIDPNKIGILGFSAGGHLASTLSTHYDDKVYESTYKVSARPDFSILMYPVISMENQITHKGSQTNLLGSNPSQDLIDSYSNEKKVTSKTPPAFLIHATDDTVVIPENSINYYLALKKNGVKAELHLYEKGGHGFGLGVNDTSKFWTRDCVEWLKANGYN from the coding sequence TTGAAAAATAAAAAAATACAACTATTACGAGGAATTGCTTTGGGTTTTCTATTGCTTTCTGGAATATTTTCCAGCAGTGCACAGAATCAAGTAATTCCGTTATGGAATAAAATTCCAGACGAGATAAAAGCAGCAGATTATAAGGAAAAAGAAAGTATTACTGACGGAAAACTGCAAAGTACAACTCAGGTTACCATTCCAACCTTAAGCATTTTTCTTCCTAAAGATGCAAAACCCAATCAAACTGCGGTAATCATTTGTCCCGGCGGAGGTTATATGCATTTAGCTTTTGATAAAGAAGGAACAAAAGTAGCCGAATGGTTCAACAGCTTAGGAATTGCGGCTTTTGTATTAAAATATCGTCTCCCAAACGATTTGATTATGAAGAATAAAAATGTTGGTCCGTTACAAGATGCCCAAGAGGCAGTTCGTTATGTAAGACAAAATGCAGCAAAATTAAATATTGATCCGAATAAGATCGGAATTTTAGGTTTTTCTGCGGGTGGTCATTTGGCTTCAACTCTATCTACTCATTATGATGATAAAGTTTACGAATCTACATATAAAGTTAGTGCACGCCCCGATTTTTCTATTTTAATGTATCCTGTAATTTCAATGGAAAATCAAATTACGCATAAAGGTTCGCAGACTAATTTACTTGGCAGTAATCCGTCACAAGATTTAATTGATTCCTATTCAAACGAAAAGAAAGTTACGTCTAAAACACCTCCAGCTTTCTTAATTCACGCTACAGATGACACAGTTGTTATTCCAGAAAACAGTATTAATTACTACTTAGCACTCAAAAAAAATGGTGTTAAAGCAGAGTTACATTTATACGAAAAAGGCGGTCACGGTTTTGGATTAGGAGTTAATGACACCAGCAAATTCTGGACCAGAGATTGTGTAGAATGGCTTAAAGCTAATGGTTATAACTAA